A region from the Cellvibrio sp. PSBB006 genome encodes:
- the dinG gene encoding ATP-dependent DNA helicase DinG codes for MLTDQLKQQIQRAYSQFLESKGMKSRYGQKLMIAEIARTLGAIALDDENRRTTSGHICVVEAGTGTGKTVAYLLPAIAIAKAMGKKLVVSTATVALQEQIVNKDLPELLRHSGLSFNFALAKGRGRYLCLSKLDNLLNEYESGMNPTRALYEDELPSINAQAIKLYQTMMDALAGNRWNGERDTWPQALEQNEWQIITTDHRQCTGRRCSNVSSCSFFRARDSLHSVDCIVTNHDLVLADLALGGGAILPDPADSIYVFDEGHHLPQKALSHFSHHSRVSSTSKWLDQCNKTLGTMLGNISGAGNVDRYAEQLPAALMDCKQELDRIYPQLEVLAQSIAFDDRQSHYRFPNGVIPQDLLIPAVELQRSFSRLAELLAKMTEELSEAMEDPHCPVPKIDLENHFPVVGTWQARAEANRELWASYAAPDNANSVPKARWLTPVDHTGSMDIEVCSSPILAARTLEYSLWEKCCGAVVTSATMTALGRFDRYRMRAGTPPDANYQVVPSPFDFSSATLEIPACAVDASNADAHTLSLIEHLPELLDKDEATLVLFASRRQMLDVYEALPESWRTRILLQGDSSKQEMLTQHRKRIDAGEGSVLFGLASFSEGVDLPGDYCRHVVIAKLPFAVPDDPIEASLSEWVEARGGNPFMEITVPDASLKLVQACGRLLRTETDTGKITLLDRRIVTKRYGKAILNSLPPFTQVVHR; via the coding sequence ATGTTAACCGACCAGCTCAAGCAACAGATTCAGCGCGCTTACAGCCAGTTTCTGGAAAGCAAGGGTATGAAATCGCGTTATGGCCAGAAATTGATGATCGCCGAAATTGCCCGCACGCTCGGCGCCATTGCATTGGATGATGAAAATCGCCGTACCACATCGGGGCATATTTGCGTTGTGGAAGCGGGAACCGGTACCGGAAAAACCGTTGCGTATCTCTTGCCTGCCATTGCCATCGCTAAAGCGATGGGAAAAAAATTGGTCGTATCCACCGCAACCGTCGCCTTGCAGGAACAAATTGTTAACAAGGACCTGCCTGAACTACTGCGCCACAGCGGCTTATCATTTAATTTTGCGCTGGCCAAAGGGCGCGGCCGTTATTTGTGTTTGAGCAAGTTGGATAACCTGCTCAATGAATACGAAAGCGGTATGAATCCCACGCGCGCTTTGTATGAAGATGAATTACCCAGCATTAATGCGCAGGCAATTAAACTCTACCAAACGATGATGGACGCCTTGGCGGGCAATCGCTGGAATGGCGAGCGCGACACCTGGCCCCAAGCCCTCGAACAAAACGAATGGCAGATTATTACCACCGATCACCGGCAATGCACCGGGCGCCGTTGTTCCAATGTATCGTCCTGCAGTTTTTTTCGTGCGCGGGATTCTCTGCACAGCGTGGATTGCATTGTCACCAATCACGATCTGGTACTTGCTGATTTAGCCTTGGGTGGCGGTGCCATCCTGCCCGACCCGGCGGACAGTATTTATGTGTTCGATGAAGGTCATCATTTACCCCAAAAAGCCTTGTCACATTTCTCCCATCACAGCCGCGTGTCGTCCACCAGCAAATGGCTGGATCAATGCAACAAAACTCTTGGAACCATGTTGGGTAATATCAGCGGTGCAGGCAATGTGGATCGCTACGCGGAGCAATTGCCCGCTGCATTGATGGATTGCAAACAGGAACTGGATCGTATCTATCCGCAACTGGAAGTGCTCGCACAAAGCATCGCCTTTGATGATCGACAGTCGCACTACCGTTTTCCCAATGGCGTTATTCCCCAGGATTTGTTGATCCCCGCCGTGGAATTACAACGCAGCTTTAGCCGGCTGGCGGAACTCTTGGCCAAGATGACCGAAGAACTCAGTGAAGCGATGGAAGATCCGCACTGCCCTGTGCCGAAGATCGACCTGGAAAATCATTTTCCTGTGGTGGGCACCTGGCAAGCCCGCGCGGAAGCCAACCGCGAACTTTGGGCCAGTTACGCTGCGCCGGACAATGCCAACAGTGTTCCCAAAGCGCGTTGGCTGACACCGGTGGATCACACCGGGTCCATGGATATCGAAGTCTGTTCCAGCCCTATCCTGGCGGCGCGGACACTGGAGTACAGTCTGTGGGAAAAATGCTGCGGTGCAGTGGTCACCTCGGCCACGATGACCGCACTGGGTCGCTTTGATCGCTACCGTATGCGTGCAGGAACACCACCGGATGCCAATTATCAAGTGGTGCCGAGTCCCTTTGATTTTTCCAGTGCCACCTTGGAAATTCCTGCATGCGCGGTGGATGCGAGCAACGCCGATGCACATACCTTATCCCTGATTGAACATTTACCCGAATTACTCGACAAAGATGAAGCGACACTGGTGTTATTTGCATCGCGTCGTCAGATGCTGGATGTTTACGAAGCGTTACCGGAAAGCTGGCGTACACGTATATTGCTACAGGGCGATAGTTCCAAACAGGAAATGTTGACGCAGCATCGCAAACGAATTGATGCGGGCGAGGGCAGTGTCTTGTTTGGTCTTGCCAGTTTTTCCGAAGGCGTGGATTTACCCGGTGATTATTGTCGTCATGTCGTCATCGCCAAATTGCCCTTCGCGGTGCCCGATGATCCGATTGAAGCCTCGTTATCGGAATGGGTAGAAGCGCGCGGCGGCAATCCCTTTATGGAGATCACCGTGCCGGATGCCTCTTTAAAATTGGTGCAGGCCTGCGGCCGTTTACTGCGGACAGAAACCGATACCGGAAAGATCACTCTGCTGGATCGCCGTATTGTCACCAAGCGTTACGGCAAAGCCATATTGAATTCACTGCCGCCGTTTACGCAAGTAGTGCATCGCTAA
- a CDS encoding YqcC family protein: MSQHIALAEILIDLEKELRELRLWEAESPSAEALASVQPFAVDTLSFSQWLQFIFIPRLYDLIEARDALPVNCGVAPMAEEYFQPLGLNTANLINHLRRIDVLLTR; encoded by the coding sequence ATGAGTCAACATATTGCCCTGGCTGAAATTCTTATTGATCTCGAAAAAGAGTTGCGCGAACTGCGCCTGTGGGAAGCTGAATCACCCTCTGCGGAAGCCTTGGCAAGCGTGCAGCCTTTTGCGGTTGATACATTGAGTTTTTCTCAATGGCTACAGTTTATTTTTATCCCGCGTTTATACGATTTGATTGAAGCGCGTGACGCCTTGCCGGTCAATTGCGGTGTTGCACCCATGGCAGAAGAATATTTCCAACCCCTGGGATTAAACACCGCCAACCTGATTAATCACCTGCGCCGCATTGATGTGCTCTTGACTCGCTAG
- a CDS encoding YchJ family protein codes for MKGNHLNNRHGSFSVPKNPWRLTRNLWFRKDSWTKIAAQHTEKRWKMPQANDPIPLAAHEQDCPCGRGSPLRNCCLPRLSGEHPPRTAEQLMRSRYTAHVFLQIDYLWQTWSSEQRQRSSPDQIRAWAASCEWLGLQIISTEAGQENDSEGLVSFVALYRHDGNFQQHHEVSLFHQVMGRWFYVDHRPAE; via the coding sequence ATGAAGGGCAATCACTTAAATAACAGACATGGAAGTTTTTCAGTGCCAAAAAATCCGTGGCGTTTAACCAGAAATTTGTGGTTTCGAAAAGATTCTTGGACAAAAATAGCCGCACAACATACCGAAAAGAGGTGGAAAATGCCACAGGCGAATGACCCGATCCCCCTTGCTGCACATGAGCAGGACTGTCCCTGTGGCAGGGGATCACCACTGCGTAACTGTTGCCTTCCGAGGCTGAGCGGCGAACATCCACCTCGGACCGCCGAACAACTCATGCGCTCCCGTTATACTGCCCATGTGTTTTTGCAAATTGACTACCTGTGGCAAACCTGGAGTTCGGAACAACGACAACGCAGCAGCCCCGATCAGATTCGCGCCTGGGCCGCCAGCTGCGAATGGTTAGGACTGCAAATCATCTCAACAGAAGCCGGACAGGAGAATGACAGCGAAGGGTTGGTCAGTTTTGTCGCGCTTTATCGGCATGATGGTAACTTCCAACAACATCATGAAGTGTCGCTGTTTCATCAGGTTATGGGTCGTTGGTTCTATGTCGACCACCGACCGGCTGAATAA
- a CDS encoding 1-acyl-sn-glycerol-3-phosphate acyltransferase has translation MTTEFDDIRPYHDDEVRPTLDRILADPELIDAVARLKFPRLNSWAGGLLRPLVKRALVKQLAGVNSVRGFQDVVEKYMARMIRNTTSALTVSGLEHLDPQQAYLFISNHRDIAMDPAFVNWSLYHSDCNTLRIAIGDNLLTKPYVSDLMRLNKSFIVNRSAKAPREKLKAAKHLSAYIYHSIVNENSNIWIAQREGRAKDGHDKTNSAVIGMLTINRPKTQEFSDYVKALHIVPVSISYEFDPCDAAKARELYHQRTSGSYQKEQHEDVKSIAMGIAGQKGHVHIAFGEVLKEDYMDADEVVAEIDRQVLSNYVLHSSNCFAYQMLHGTVPKVNYSDKNVPFVPEKLGEQRQQFELRMQAIPTEYRELVLAMYANPVLSKLQD, from the coding sequence ATGACCACAGAATTCGATGATATCCGCCCCTACCACGATGACGAAGTCCGCCCGACGCTGGATCGTATCCTCGCTGATCCCGAGTTGATTGATGCGGTGGCGCGCCTTAAATTTCCACGCCTGAATTCCTGGGCTGGTGGTTTGCTGCGTCCCCTGGTAAAGCGTGCGCTGGTCAAACAGCTGGCCGGTGTAAATTCGGTGCGCGGCTTTCAGGACGTGGTAGAGAAGTATATGGCGCGCATGATCCGGAATACTACATCGGCATTAACGGTGTCCGGTCTGGAACACCTGGACCCACAACAGGCCTATCTGTTTATCAGTAATCATCGCGATATCGCCATGGACCCGGCGTTTGTGAATTGGTCGCTGTACCACTCCGACTGTAACACCTTGCGCATTGCCATTGGTGACAACCTGCTGACCAAACCTTATGTGTCAGATCTGATGCGCTTGAACAAAAGTTTTATTGTCAACCGCTCAGCCAAAGCGCCCCGTGAGAAATTAAAAGCAGCAAAACATTTGTCGGCGTATATCTATCATTCTATCGTCAACGAGAACAGCAATATCTGGATTGCGCAGCGTGAAGGGCGCGCTAAAGACGGACACGATAAAACCAATTCTGCGGTCATTGGTATGTTGACGATCAACCGCCCCAAGACCCAGGAATTCAGCGATTACGTTAAAGCCCTGCACATTGTGCCTGTGTCTATTTCTTATGAATTCGATCCCTGCGACGCGGCCAAAGCGCGTGAGCTGTATCATCAGCGCACCAGTGGCAGTTATCAAAAAGAACAGCACGAAGATGTGAAAAGCATTGCCATGGGCATTGCCGGCCAGAAAGGCCACGTGCATATAGCCTTCGGTGAGGTACTGAAGGAGGATTATATGGATGCTGACGAAGTTGTCGCGGAAATTGATCGCCAGGTGCTCAGCAATTATGTATTGCACAGCAGTAACTGCTTCGCCTATCAAATGCTCCATGGCACAGTGCCGAAGGTAAATTACTCTGATAAAAATGTTCCGTTCGTGCCGGAAAAGCTCGGGGAACAGCGCCAGCAATTCGAGTTGCGTATGCAGGCTATTCCGACGGAATATCGCGAACTCGTGTTGGCCATGTACGCTAATCCCGTGCTGAGCAAACTGCAGGATTAA